Within Nycticebus coucang isolate mNycCou1 chromosome 16, mNycCou1.pri, whole genome shotgun sequence, the genomic segment CTCTACACAGGCTGTCAGGAGACTGGCTGTGAGCCCACCAGCTGCCAGACGTCCTGTGTGCTGTCCAGCTCCCGCCAAATGTCCTGCTACCGCCCGAGGACCTCCTTGCTCTGCAGCCCTTGCCAGATGACTTACCCTGGATCTCTGGGCTTTGGGTCCAGGAGCTGCTCCTCCCTGGGCTGTGGATCCAGTGGTTTCAGACCCCTGGGTTATGGAGGCTGTGGCTTCCCTTCTTTAGGCTACGGATATGGATTCTGCCGCCCATCCTACCTGGCTTCTAGGAGCTGCCAGTCTTCTTATTACAGACCAACATGTGGATCTGGCTTCTACCAATCAACTTGTTAAGGGCTCCTGATCTTAACTTTGCAATTATCTCTCTCAAAGTCAATCTCAGCTATCATCTGGCTAGAGTCCATATTCTACTACCTAGGAgagtgataatttattttaaaatcctatCAATACTACAATAATTTGTCTCATAGAATATCTGtctctttttcctctgttttcttgagTTTTTCCCCTTACCCATCCAGTTATGTAACAAGAGgtgatttgttttcttcaaataaacTCATTTAATCTGCCATCAGATCACAAATCTTGctgctaattttccttttaatatgtcTGTGGTGATTTTGGGatttaaaaatctacatttatTTGTCTAAAATGAAAGTTTAATTTGAGGAATAGGAATAGTTTCTCAAAGATTCAAAGTTTTCTGACAACACGGAGTCAGTGCCTGGGAATTGCAGCCAAGTAGAATTAGCTTGTACAAGAGATTAACCTCCACTCTTCCATCCATGGTCATTTCAACCTAATCCAGACACTCACTTTGGTTAAACTACTAATGGTTCTGGTCTAAGCAGGATAGTACCAAGGATAGCAGTGACACTTCAACAATCACTACCCTGACTCTTTTCCGTGAGAATATTGTCAGCATTCTTCCTGTTATCCTCCTTCCCAGACATATATAATCTAGCATGGAATGCTAAAGTCATGACTTGAATTGCAGTAGCTGGGGTAATGAAACAAACGTTTTAGGTATGGATGAAATTAAATATGTATGCATTCTCATGTTATAAATGGAATGTAATTTCTAaaggttattgttttttttttttgattttggccagggctaggtttgaacccaccacctctgacatatgggaccggcgccctactccttgagccgcaggcactgccctaaaggtTATTGTTTTATATTGATGGTTaactctctcctccttttcttgGGTCACTATAAGGTCATATCTTTTCATGGGAGAAGTACCTGAGAACTACGTAAAACATAGCAGTGTCATGAGTAGGTGATCTGGACAGAGAGGGCTAAGACATTACATCTTGATATCCTGGGCTTAGATCTGGATGTAATAAGTAGGTAGTCCATTACATTCTCTTATGAAGGAGAGTACAATCatctaaattttcaaatatatcagtgtaaataaaaatatataagcagATGTGAGTAGCTCTTTGGGCATTGGTCTCACAGTTGCTTTTCACCACTCTCTTCCTCCTTAGGGTAATCGGATTTTGTTTGCATATCTCTCATATACACACAGCCCTGTAAGTGAACATGACTATGCTCCAGTTTTTCACTTGAATCTGGCTAGTCTACAACACCCCCATCCCAACTAAAAGTGATTGATTCAGGAATGAGCTTGTGATCTGACTTAAACCCATGAGAAATAAGAGAGAGACGCTTCTGATGAAGTTCTCCAGTGGAGTTTCTTAAACCAATCCTCTCTGACTCTGGACTTTGTCACCTTAGCATCTTGTATCATCATGGGTATGGCCTGACAATTAAACCTTCAAAAAGAAGAGGCCAGAACCCCCAGAAATGCACATGAATAAAACCTGAACCATCTCACTTCTTCTGGATTTTGTTTTACATACACTAGTAAAACTTCTTATTGGTTAATCATTTTTGAATCAAAATTTCTATTATGTGTACTTGACATGTTTCTAAATGAGGTACTAATTTACGATCTTAAGCAATCTCCTTCTCAGTGAAGTCTTCTTAGTGTAATCCAGTTTTTTGTTTGGGgagaacagagtctcatttgtcattCTGGGATTGAATgccagcatcatagctcacagcaacctcaaactcctgggctcaagtgatcctactgccttagCTCCTCCAGAAGctaaggcacccaccatgataccTGACTaaatgttttggtgtttttttgtttgtttgtttgttttttaattagagacgggatcttgctctcgttcaggcaggtctcaaaatcctgagctcaggtgatccaaccaccttggcctcccaaagtcctgggattataggcgtgagctaccaggCTTGTCCTAgcttaatgtaattttaaaagtcttttacaCCCACTTCTTCCCTCTCCAGCCCCCTTTTCTCCATTGCCTTTCACCAATATACACTCCATCAATGGTACGTGCTCCCATTTCTTTGAACACATTATGCAGAGTTAAGCTTATAAAAAGCCTACTACCTCTAGAAGAAATGTCATCTCCATCCCAGCCTTCGAAGTTCACAATGATCCAATTTGAGCTACTTCACTCACCCCTTTGAACTACTCCACAGTTAACAGAGTTGATGATTCCCTACACAATTCTAACATTATACatacttatatattttaattgtgaagtttctgcttttaatattaaattaaaaataatattttaattagcactactttttgtttgtttattgttattGTACATAAATGGACACAACAGAATCTTGACTAACAGAATCTCGCCGGTGGGAAATACAGGCATAGCTCAGTGAGAGTGCACATTCCAGACAGCTGCAAAGACTTGAAGGTTATAATTACTCCTTGCTCCATGGCTGCAGAATGGATCATGTTAGCAGGAAGGCAAGCATTAATCTGCTTGTACATCTTCATTAAAGTTCTTGAGTGAATAGGTGCATTGTCAATAAGCCGTaacattttgaaaagaatcttctttttttttttctgagcatgcAAAAAATCATACAGGTATCAACAGTGGGTTTAAAATATTCATCAAATCATGCTATAAACAGATGAGCTGTCATCAATCCTTTTCTTAACATTTATAGAAAATGGCAGAGTGGACTTAACATAAATCATAAGGGTCCTAGggttttcagaatggtaaatgagcattggcttcaacctAAAGTCCTGTGCTGCATCATCCCATAACAGGAGAGTCAGCCTGTTctttggagcttttttttttttttcctttggagcttTGAATCCAGGTATTGACTTCTCTTTTCTAGCTATCAAAAGTCCTAGGTGACACCTTCTTCCAATACAAGGCTGTTTCATCTTCCCCTCAAGTTTGTTGTGCAGTGTAGCCACtttcatcaatgatcttagctaAATCTTTGTAACTTGCTTCAGTTTCTCTCCCAGCTCCTGCTGGTTTAACTTGCACTTTGATGCTAtggaaatttgtttctttctttaaacctCATGATGAACCAACACCTGCCACAAAGATTTCTTCTGCCTTCATACAGTTAAAGAGAGTAAAGGCTTAGCTCAGAATCAGGTTTTGGCATAatggaatgttgtggctggttcgATCTTCTACCCAGATCACCAAAAATGTTTTCCATATCAATGATAAATCCTACCATTTGTTCACTAATGTAACACTTCTAATTTCTTTTAAGAACTTTTCCTCTGAGTTTACAACTTGGCTGACTGTTTGGGGCAAGAGGTCTAGTTTTTAACCTATCTAAGCTTTCCCCAGGCCTTCCTCACTTAATCATTTAGCCTATTGCAGCTTTCCCCAGGCCTTAATCATTTCCAAATTTGACTTAAAGTGAGAAATGTACAACTCCTTTTTTTTAGTAGTGCACTTAGAGGCCACTGggttaattggcctaattttaataCCATTGCATCTCAGGGGTTAGAGACCCAAGAAGAGGGAGAATGACAGGGAATGGCCACCAGAAAACTCACAATACTCACAATATTTATTAAGTTTGCTGTCTTACATGAGCACTGTCTGTGATGCCCCCAAACGATTACAATAATAACATCTAAGATCACTGACCACTGTAagaactataataataataatgaaattgaaatctTCAGATAATTACCTAAATGTGGCACAGAGATACAGAGTAAGCACATACTGTTGATAGAGCAACCCTCACAGACGTCTCATTGCAGAACTGCCACAAacatttaatttgtaaaatacTCATTATCTGTGAAGCGTAATAaagcaaaatacaataaaattaggTATGCCCATATGGAGGACAGGCTTTCCCCACAGGAATGGTTATATAAAACATTActtactcttaattttttaattgccaCAAGGACAGCCTTAACACCAGTGATGTatcaaccccctccccccccacaaaaaTTCCAAACCTCTGGTGTCATACAAAGAACCTCTGGGAAGTCCTCAATGGCTGGGGCATCTTGGCATGGGTGCAGGGTTACACTGACGTTTTATTGCTAATAGGCCCTCTCTGGATTCCAGCCCATTTTGTAAAACTCTACCCTGAGCTGATAGCCAATGGAAGAAGAGGATTCAATCCCAGAGATGAGCCCTTTTGTTGAGTCTTCAAGAAACAATGATGCCTGTTACGTCAATCAACAAAACCCTAAACCCCCACAGACGTCACCACCTAATAACTATATTGATTTTATCTTATTAGAGGATTGTTCCATTTAAGGCTCTTTTtgcttagaaaacaaaaagaggggACATGTGAATAGAAATATAATACAGGAGGACGTTCCAGATGACTGGGGGAAAACGGCCCTGGGCCTCAGCTCCTTGCCACTCAGCAGGCCTACAGTGGCCAATGGGGGTGATATGACATTCCAGTTCTCCAGAATAGACAGAAAACTAGTCTGGGGACATCTGAAATCCAGCACACAGAA encodes:
- the LOC128568006 gene encoding keratin-associated protein 13-1-like translates to MSYSFFPGNFSSRSCGGFLRQSGAFCGSSYPSNLVYSTDLCSPSTCQLGSTDLCSPSTCQLGSSLYTGCQETGCEPTSCQTSCVLSSSRQMSCYRPRTSLLCSPCQMTYPGSLGFGSRSCSSLGCGSSGFRPLGYGGCGFPSLGYGYGFCRPSYLASRSCQSSYYRPTCGSGFYQSTC